ACTTGGTGATGTTCTGGTGCGCCGCGAGCTTGGTGATCGAACAGCGCGAGGACTTGCGCTGGATCGAGGCGGGCATCATCGCGTCGGTGCTCGTCGTGTCGCTCGATGCGGTCGCACAGGGCTTGCTCGGCGGCGCGCCTTCAGGCGTGTGGATCAACGGCCACCGCCTGCCGCGGGTCGCCGGACCGCTGGAAGGACCCAATCAGCTGGGCGGCTTCTTGCAGATGGCATTGCCGGTGCTGTTCCTATCTCCGCTGCTGCTGAGCGATCGCCTGCGCGCGCTGCGCTGGATCGCGATCTTCGCCGCGGCGCTTGCGATCCCGATGACGCTGTCGCGCTCCGGCGTAGCGTTCGCGCTGGCCGCCTTCGCGTTGGTATGGTTCGTCGACCGCGCTGCGGCGCGCAAGTCGTGGATCCCGTTCGCAGCCGGCACGCTGGCCGGCTTCGCGATCGCGATCCAATGGTATTGGGGAGCAACGCACAGCTTCGCGCTGCTCGGCGACATCTTCCGGCTTTCCGAAGTGCCGCTGCAAGACCCGGGCGGCGTCGGCACGCGCAACGAGCTGTGGAACGCCGCGCTCGCGATGTTCGGCGCGCATCCGCTGATCGGCGTCGGGGCCGGCAACTTCGAGCATCTGCTCTCGACGGTCGGTTTGGCCAACGTCCAGACGCACGCGAACAGCCTCTGGCTGCAGACGCTGGCCGAGCAAGGGCTCGTCGGGTTCATCGCACTGCTCGCCCTCTACGTCGTCGTGTTGCGCGAATGCGGGCTCGGCCTCTCGCAGTCGTGGCTCGCGCGCGCGGCGCTGGTCGCGACCATCTGCCTGCTGCTCCACCAGGTCTTCGACGATCTGTTCTTC
The DNA window shown above is from Candidatus Eremiobacteraceae bacterium and carries:
- a CDS encoding O-antigen ligase family protein translates to MVTAPLLLLPPVVDQTIHQTPLTIVSAVLFVLAGLAALWLCLRRPQWAAALIAFVIPFAFYRDFMHTTITLEKVVIIGVAIGLVLRGAPLVPASAPARRILIAGLIVLAAIAISGIQATYPGPVLREALKQVEYLVMFWCAASLVIEQREDLRWIEAGIIASVLVVSLDAVAQGLLGGAPSGVWINGHRLPRVAGPLEGPNQLGGFLQMALPVLFLSPLLLSDRLRALRWIAIFAAALAIPMTLSRSGVAFALAAFALVWFVDRAAARKSWIPFAAGTLAGFAIAIQWYWGATHSFALLGDIFRLSEVPLQDPGGVGTRNELWNAALAMFGAHPLIGVGAGNFEHLLSTVGLANVQTHANSLWLQTLAEQGLVGFIALLALYVVVLRECGLGLSQSWLARAALVATICLLLHQVFDDLFFFPKVGLLWWLLIGAAAGDLAGARAQVRAPAAAASAELRETATPIA